Proteins from a single region of Segatella copri:
- a CDS encoding Crp/Fnr family transcriptional regulator, producing MSTNRLYNSLLSLPLFLGMTRYDFQNVAGKTRFDFQKLEAGKTIVEEGTSCTRLYYLISGDITVITQADDYGYQVEEDISAPESFQLERLFGLTQRFTHTYVAKNNCSIMSVSKQEIMKLSDEYEIFRINLLNLVCTQSQKNNRRLFRVPAKTLSERLIRFFESHSVRPAGEKIFHIKMTRLAEEMNVKRIYVSKALNELQSEGLIQLERGRIHIPALENLIKR from the coding sequence ATGTCAACCAATAGACTATACAACAGTTTATTATCACTCCCATTATTCCTGGGAATGACTCGCTATGACTTCCAAAATGTAGCTGGTAAAACCCGTTTTGACTTTCAAAAACTGGAAGCGGGTAAAACTATAGTTGAAGAAGGCACCAGTTGTACACGTCTATATTATTTAATCAGTGGAGATATTACGGTGATAACCCAGGCAGATGACTACGGCTATCAGGTAGAAGAAGACATTTCGGCACCGGAATCATTCCAGCTGGAACGACTTTTCGGTCTTACCCAGCGCTTCACCCACACTTATGTGGCAAAGAACAACTGCAGCATCATGTCAGTCAGCAAGCAAGAGATCATGAAGTTATCCGATGAATATGAAATATTCCGCATCAATCTTCTGAACTTGGTCTGCACCCAATCCCAGAAGAACAACCGCAGACTGTTCAGAGTTCCTGCCAAGACACTGAGTGAGCGTCTGATTCGTTTTTTCGAGAGCCACAGCGTCCGCCCGGCAGGCGAGAAAATCTTTCATATCAAGATGACCCGTTTAGCAGAAGAGATGAATGTAAAGCGCATCTATGTATCCAAAGCCCTCAACGAACTACAGTCAGAAGGACTTATCCAGCTAGAACGAGGCAGAATCCATA